The Meriones unguiculatus strain TT.TT164.6M chromosome 3, Bangor_MerUng_6.1, whole genome shotgun sequence genomic sequence TATCAATGTCTTCTATTGCACTTGAAATAACATTTGTACATATATTTTCTATAAATTAAGACACAGGCTCTAGTCCTTGGTTACATATTGAAATATGGGATATCAAACATAATTTCAATACATTCCTGTCCATACAGTAAGTACTCAATAATTATCTTCTAACTTGTTTTTAAGAGTAGAATCATGGGCTGATTGTCCTGACCGCAATTACCCTCCTTTCTAGAAGCACAGTCTTCATATAGAGCAGCGGACCTCGCGGGTTACACATAGTGGCAACAACCCATGCCATGTTCATTCTAAATGAACGATTGATCAAAGGGATTGTAATCAGCctttctttggattttctttttaatctcagGATTAAGGATGACTTAGATTAATCTCTTTATAGCAGAGATTAGAGATGCCATCAGAGGTAACTTGAGAGTAGTCTGTGTTCATGTCCCTGCTATGTAGACAGAATGATTGATATATAACCATTTATAGTTCAAAGAATGGAGCCAACATTGAGAACAGAGGTGAGAAGTAATGGGAGTCCCAGACTTTTGCTTAGTCCAGAAGATGACAAGAACCCAGGCGATGTTCAGCAGTTGGCACCTGGTCTCTCTGAGAGCCTGCTCCACCCCTGTCCTTCCCATAGTTTGGCTGTGTGACATGTACACATACTTCCTTCTAACAGGTTTCCATGGGCTGCCTCTGGCTGCACCTTAGTCACTGACAGGAATATAACAGAATATAGAGAAACAAATGAAAGCCCATTTCTCTGAATTTTCTCCCCACAAATGCTTTTAAATGGTTCAACCAGATGGTTTAGAATAACGAAGGCATGGGCCATCAGATTCCTACTCAAAGGCAGAAGGAGGGTACTCATTTTGAAATATACAGACAAAAGGGAGTTTCATAACATCTGCCTCATGTGCTTGGCTTGGCTTGTAGAGATCTATCCTCATAAGTTAACTGAAGGCTGGGAATCTTTAAAAACAGCAGGGGTTCTTTTTTGCAGAATCCTTTCTGCTGCCAGGCCCCTCCAACAATGCAAGGAGCATGAGGAAATTTTCTAGTCTGGAAGTGAATTTTCCTAAGGAAGATGGCAAACTGCCCTGCTTCGGCCATGAAGTCCTATTGAAAACTGTAGCTGAACACAAGGGACCCTTGATGACACCAGCATTCTAGGCTGAGTCACTGGCAGCAACCAACAAGTTGTGTCCCCTGTCACCCCTGCTGCTGCCACAAGGGAAACAGAGTTACAACGACTTCTGGGCTCCCAAAGCGAGGTGCTGACTGGTGTCTGCAGTAGGAAGCCAGTGGTCGCACCTTCGTGTCCTATGACAGCACAGCTTGGAGGGAGGGCACATCTTCTCAGGAGCTAAGGCCTACACTTTGATGCTCTGGCTGCCCCTGGCTCGAAGTTTTCCCGTCCAGCTACCCTGCTCCTGACACCCGATTTTGGAGAGTAGCAGGGCTTCTGTCTGGTGCCACAACCCCATTTTTTTGAGTTCGTTTTTCTTTGGATTGCTGCTTTGATACAAGTATGCTGTGTCTCTGGGCATAGCCCTGTCTGATCTCCCTGATGTCCTTATGGGCTTGTGTCTCTTTGGCCCGCAGCTGGCTGGGGCCCGCAACTTCTCTCTTCTGAGACCTTCCCTGTATTGGGGTGTGTTCCCTTCCCACAGGAGGCACCTCCAGAGCAGAAACCTCATGTGCTGACTTGGCAGGGGCCAGACCCTCTCGGGTTTGCTGATCCTTACCAAGGGCAGTTTCGCTTTCTTGAGCTAGTCCTTCAGACACTTCTCCGTTTTGGGGTGCACCTGAGGACTGAGCCACTTCCTTCAGGGTGAGATTGGCCTGTGGTTTCTTTCTGGGATTGTGTtctttgtgatttttctcctCCTTGTTCTGGGGGTCTGCTGGCACTGGTTCAGTGTGGCTCATAGGGGAACTGGAGCCAAGTGGGTCAGATACATTCCTAGGAGTTGGCTTGCAGTGGGATTCTGGCTGTTGGGCTGTCAGAGACTTTCCTTGGGCTGTCTGAGACTTTCCAATTGGTATCTTTCTCAGGTATGGTGACCCTTTAGCTGTCTTTCTTTGCGTGAGTCTTTTTTCAGTAGCTTCCTTCTGCTTAGTGGGCTCCTGGCTGTGAATTGAGGCCTGCAGATTTGGAATCTTCTTACTGGAGACATGGCCTCCTTTGgaagttttcctttcctttgcagaCTTTGAAGCAGGCCTTGGCCCAGTGTTCTGGGAAAGCTGAGGTTCCTTGGACTGAGCAGAAATATGTGGGAGCTGGACTGTAGGTGCCTCCTCTTCCTGGTGTTGGTTGGGGGTATGCTGCAGGACTTGTTCCTGGATCGGGGGGCTAATAAGTGGGAGCTTCAGCTCACTGGCTTTCCCAGCCTGGGCTTGCTGTGGGCTATGGGCTGTGTGGGGGCTCGGATTTGAGGGCAGTTTAGACTGGGGAGGGCTGATGGAGGGAAGCTTCCTGGGGTCTCCATCCTGAGTTGGGAGAGACCTGGGAGATGGGGTCGGGGTCTTATCTGAGCTTGTCCCCAAAACCTCTTCCCTGCTGGGAGAGAGAAGCTTGGGTGTGGGTCTCCTGCTCTGGAGAGGAGCCAGGGTTTGGGGCTGGGGCAACCTGGTAGGAGCCAGCCGGCTTCTAGGAAGCAAGGCTACTGGCTGTTCCCTGACTTGGGTATGATTTGAGTTTATGGATGAGTCTTGGGAAGGGGATACTTCTGGGTAAGGAGTACTGGCCCAGACAGCTGCTGCTTTGGGGGTTCCCTCCTTCAGAGGTGGTTGAGAGCCCCCATCAGGCTTTTCTACTGAGGGGTGGGAAGGATTTTCTGGAAGACTCTGAGTGGAGCTACTGGGTGTAGCATTGGCTGACTCGGTTCCCTCATCCTGCTTTCTCTGAGGACTGAGGGAAGCCAGGTTGGGTCCCTGTGAAGGTTCAGTCAAGGGTGGGTTGCTAGGGGCTACTTTAGTCTCTCCGGATTCCTTATCCTGGTCTATCTGAGGGCCTGGTGGGGGAACAGGATCAGGATGCGGAGGCAGCTCCTGAGATGCAACAGTAGACTGTTCTGCTTTTAGCACAAGTGGCCCAGGCTCCTCTTCAGGGCCACCCATCTCAATGGTTATTTTTGGAGGAAGGCTGGCTGGCTGACCATACTCTTCCTCCGCCTTTGGTGATATGTCTTGGGCCTGCTGAGGAATAGCAAGTGTTGAAGAACTGACCTGCCGAGGTAAGTCCAGGTGGATGCTGGGAGAaggctctttgacttctccctCCTCAGTTAACTCCTGGCTCTGTGGGGGAGCAGGGTTCTGATTTTCTGGGGCCTTTGCTTCAGTCTGTACTTCCAGGAAAGCCCCTGATTTTTGGCCATCTGCTTGTAGTCTTGCCAAGCGCCTAGGGGAGGGGACCAGGTGTGCTGGGACCCCAGAGATGGTCTTCTTGCTAGAGGGAGCTCCTGCTTTAATATAAAGAGAAGTTAGCTACAATGGCTTTTTCTTGTtagaaattaacaacaaaaattctcatttcttattggagcgatggctcagaggttaagagcactggctgctcttccagaggtcctgagttcaattcccggctaccacatggtggttcacaaccatctataatgagatctggtgccttcttctggcatgtaggtatacatgcagacagaacattgtatacataataaataattttttttaaaaaaaacaaacctcatttCTCTTTGGTAACACATGGGGacctttaaaagaagaaaaccacatgtAGAACTCCCCTTCTCCTTGAGGTAAACTAAGGAGCTACATTTCTCTAATTTGATAGAAGTTAGGACCATTTTTTAATGAACTGAAAGATGAATTTAAAATGACTAAACATCTAGATGTTGACTCAAAAACAAATTTGTATCTGTGATGGTGAGGAGAGTTTCCAAACGAATGAGCTTGGTTTCACTGTTTAATGGTTAAGAAATATTCCGTGAGTGATGTGCAGAGTCCTGTCTCTTTACTAATGCCCTTGAGGGTCACAGTCCAGGAGGAACCCggtaagaaaaggaaagaaggacatcagaaaatACGAAGGTCTGCTCCTGAAGATCAGGGATTCACATCATGGTCCTCAACCCCACTATCACCCTAGATTTCCCTGGCTATAGAAGTGGCTCCCAGAGGCCACTGGCAATACTGACACTGCAGAGATGTCCATCCAATCACACCTCAGAGTGGCTCTGGTCTCCTGGGTACCATCACCTCATCACACACTTGCTCATGAAAGACAGAAGCCTTGACATGCTTCTGGTGACCTAAAGACCATTTTAACTCAGCCTAGAGCACCTGGCTGTAAAGTGTGCAGTGGTCAGGGCTAGCACATCAGGCTGGGTCAACCTTGAACAATAGTCAGAGCTCAATCTGGACTAGGCTTTGGTGACCACAGAGTGGTCCATCTCCAGCAGCAAGTGTATCCCTGACCATTGTCCTTCTCCACAGAGAATGCAGGGGTTTGTGTGACTTTGGGTTAACCCTGAGCCTTCTAGTCTGGTTCCCTTACGTATACAGTCAAAATAGATGTCCCATTCCTGAGAATGGAAGGAGGCAAGCGGGCAGAGTGAAAAGCTTCCCGCAGGGTAGAGTTTCTGATGGTACCCTGTGTTCATGATTTCCATCACCAAATTTGTCACAGATATAAACTAAAACACAATTTTAGATAAGAAACAAGgttaaattaaaaagtgaaacagTGAAAGCAAATACAACGGGCAAATTTGCAGAGAGCAGAAAGTACATCAGAGTTACCTGGGCAAGGGTACTTAGAGAGTACTGCTACTTAGAGAGCATAGAATTTCTGCTTTAGAGAGTGGGAAACTTTGAAAATAGGTGGCACTGATGGTTACACAACACTGAGAATGGAGTTAATGGCACTGATTTTCATACTTAAAGTGATTAAAATGGAAACAGAACTGGCACAATTGTTCAGTGGTTAAAGTTCTTGCTGCCAAGATTGAGGACCTGAGATTGATTCCTAGAATCCAGCTGGGGAAAGAGACAAtcaattcccacaagttgtcattgattctctctctcacacacacacacatacacacacacaagcgcaAACAATTTTGCAAATGTAAgactttctaaaaaataaaaaatagcatgTTAATATGCTTACATGATGTATAtaataatacacatatataatttaaaaagaagagtaTAAACAGTGAAACTCAGTGCTGAAGGTactcttttaattttattgtaagATGTACAGGGTTTTCTTTATCTAGTTAGATGATTTAACGATTCATGAAATTTGGCTAAATGATACCATACCTTTCACTAGAAGATAAAAACACCACTTTATGGGCTGGCAAATTGCTGCCTTTTCCCTTTATCATTAATCAGAATTGggaaaaatataatttcatttccTAACCTTTATGGCAAGAACTCAGGCTGCTCGTTAGGTCCACTTCCTTAAAAACCCCTGGCAGCAGGGACAGAACAAGACAggctctaaagcagtggttctcaactatGGCAAAAGGCCCTTTGCCAAAGAGGTCACCCAAGACCATTGAAAAAACatagatatttgcattatgattcataacagtagcaaaattacagttagaaagtagccaaaaaaaaaaaaaaaaacaacaacactgtaacatgaggaactgtattaaagggcagCATTagggggttgagaaccactgctctatagGGACTAAGGGTGAAAATACCCTTACATTGAGCTGCTAATCAAGTGAGTTTCTTCTTATTTCATAGAAATTATATTTGTTAACCTCATGTTTCAGAAACACGTTTCCTACATTACTATGGAGAAAATAGGCTCATGCCATACTTGTTTAGTATGCATTTAGAATTAATGGCACATTTAAAGCTTGTCATCACTGTATATGCACTCAGTGAAAATTCAACTAACCCCTCTTGGTGAAGGTTCAGATTTCTGGGTTTAGGCAGGTGGATACTGACCTCAGGAATGACATCCCTTGGGCTTACTTTCATCATTCTGTTTCATCCTCATTGTCACATGGACCTCATCACTGTGTTCCCAGTAACAAATGAGCAGCACATGATTACCAGGGATGAAGCTGTATGTTGTTACTTTGCATATTTGGAAACTGTCTTTGTCTCGCACTGACAAAAGATTATCTCTTTTGGAAAGATGATGCTACTAACATGAGATTTCTGTTTGTACTGAGGCTCAACATACAGACACTCTTAATCCAGTGTGAAAAGCTTTAGCTCTCCAAGCCAGACACGtgaatttttacaattttttaaaagaaaaagatgattttCCAAATTCATTTCTCTATTTGAACTAATGACTACTTGTTAGATTTAAGTCAGAAAAGTAAGGCTTCAGATATCCATCCAGTTATCAAATTGTTCAGACTAACCTCTCCTAGAGTCTTAAATAAGCATTTATTTCACTTTCTTCCCTTTCACATCTTAATCATTGACATCTTCTATACTAAGATGTCAGTTTTAACTTCtaggatataaatatatatataaatattctgATATATCACATCCtatgatatatatcatatagCTATATATCATGTCATAGAATATACATCACATATATCATTGAGAAGAAGATCCGAATAACTCAGCTCAGAGCAGAGGTAAAGAGGCAAGCACCAGCTAGGTCCAGTTCAGGATGGTACATCTGCTGGTGGATGCCCCTTCTCAGGGACTCTCTAAAATTTCATGGGGATGCAATTATGTCTGTGCTCTACGATGATTACTacttttgtcaatttgacaaaaaACCTAGACTTTCCTGGGGAAGAGAGCCTCAATGAAGAATGGTACACACTGGCTTGACCTGTGGGAATGTATGTGGGTGACTGTATGTTAATTGTATGAGAAAACTcagcagcccattgtgggtgttcccattccctaggcagggggtTCTGAACTACGTAAGAACAGAGAAATCAAGCTTAGCACTAGCAAGCAAGTGAGC encodes the following:
- the Lrguk gene encoding leucine-rich repeat and guanylate kinase domain-containing protein isoform X3 yields the protein MLILTGPQACGKRELAHRLCRQFNTYFRYGACHTTRLPYFGEGDRVDYHFISQEVFDEMLSMGKFILTFNYGNHNYGLSRDTVEGIARDGLASCIHMEIEGVRSLKYSYFEPRYILVVPMDKERYEGYLRRKGLFSRAEIEYAVSRVDLYIKINRKFPGYFDAVVNADDLDIAYQKLSDLIREYLGLAEAAAKDLVPAGAPSSKKTISGVPAHLVPSPRRLARLQADGQKSGAFLEVQTEAKAPENQNPAPPQSQELTEEGEVKEPSPSIHLDLPRQVSSSTLAIPQQAQDISPKAEEEYGQPASLPPKITIEMGGPEEEPGPLVLKAEQSTVASQELPPHPDPVPPPGPQIDQDKESGETKVAPSNPPLTEPSQGPNLASLSPQRKQDEGTESANATPSSSTQSLPENPSHPSVEKPDGGSQPPLKEGTPKAAAVWASTPYPEVSPSQDSSINSNHTQVREQPVALLPRSRLAPTRLPQPQTLAPLQSRRPTPKLLSPSREEVLGTSSDKTPTPSPRSLPTQDGDPRKLPSISPPQSKLPSNPSPHTAHSPQQAQAGKASELKLPLISPPIQEQVLQHTPNQHQEEEAPTVQLPHISAQSKEPQLSQNTGPRPASKSAKERKTSKGGHVSSKKIPNLQASIHSQEPTKQKEATEKRLTQRKTAKGSPYLRKIPIGKSQTAQGKSLTAQQPESHCKPTPRNVSDPLGSSSPMSHTEPVPADPQNKEEKNHKEHNPRKKPQANLTLKEVAQSSGAPQNGEVSEGLAQESETALGKDQQTREGLAPAKSAHEVSALEVPPVGREHTPIQGRSQKREVAGPSQLRAKETQAHKDIREIRQGYAQRHSILVSKQQSKEKRTQKNGVVAPDRSPATLQNRVSGAG
- the Lrguk gene encoding leucine-rich repeat and guanylate kinase domain-containing protein isoform X1, which translates into the protein MADGENAPSRWTAGSFRRGLGASRIAAHAILSLTEKERQSRWPTFPGAPLKKGSFKSVSSFILHQLIHHSQEAEMDVDAEEQREEGSEESEESEMQNLEQEEFDGVLREEMVTDALSELGRSGPGTEQVYLSLSLKRNDLVNINILHNYIHLQKLDLSGNKIEDLSCVSFMPYLLELNASQNRLTTFFDFSPPKNLKKVDFSSNKIFGMNDLSAYRTLTQLILDNNMIDEICGLESCISLTHLSLAGNRITTINGLGTLSIRVLCLSNNRITTITGLEGLKTLQNLDLSHNQISSLQGLENHDLLEVINLEDNKDNFEYWFFVIFMLLQLTELDQQKIKVEEKVCALNKYQPPAEVVAIQDHLTHVVNSMSQPQRIFDSTLPSLDAPYPMLILTGPQACGKRELAHRLCRQFNTYFRYGACHTTRLPYFGEGDRVDYHFISQEVFDEMLSMGKFILTFNYGNHNYGLSRDTVEGIARDGLASCIHMEIEGVRSLKYSYFEPRYILVVPMDKERYEGYLRRKGLFSRAEIEYAVSRVDLYIKINRKFPGYFDAVVNADDLDIAYQKLSDLIREYLGLAEAAAKDLVPAGAPSSKKTISGVPAHLVPSPRRLARLQADGQKSGAFLEVQTEAKAPENQNPAPPQSQELTEEGEVKEPSPSIHLDLPRQVSSSTLAIPQQAQDISPKAEEEYGQPASLPPKITIEMGGPEEEPGPLVLKAEQSTVASQELPPHPDPVPPPGPQIDQDKESGETKVAPSNPPLTEPSQGPNLASLSPQRKQDEGTESANATPSSSTQSLPENPSHPSVEKPDGGSQPPLKEGTPKAAAVWASTPYPEVSPSQDSSINSNHTQVREQPVALLPRSRLAPTRLPQPQTLAPLQSRRPTPKLLSPSREEVLGTSSDKTPTPSPRSLPTQDGDPRKLPSISPPQSKLPSNPSPHTAHSPQQAQAGKASELKLPLISPPIQEQVLQHTPNQHQEEEAPTVQLPHISAQSKEPQLSQNTGPRPASKSAKERKTSKGGHVSSKKIPNLQASIHSQEPTKQKEATEKRLTQRKTAKGSPYLRKIPIGKSQTAQGKSLTAQQPESHCKPTPRNVSDPLGSSSPMSHTEPVPADPQNKEEKNHKEHNPRKKPQANLTLKEVAQSSGAPQNGEVSEGLAQESETALGKDQQTREGLAPAKSAHEVSALEVPPVGREHTPIQGRSQKREVAGPSQLRAKETQAHKDIREIRQGYAQRHSILVSKQQSKEKRTQKNGVVAPDRSPATLQNRVSGAG
- the Lrguk gene encoding leucine-rich repeat and guanylate kinase domain-containing protein isoform X2 translates to MADGENAPSRWTAGSFRRGLGASRIAAHAILSLTEKERQSRWPTFPGAPLKKGSFKSVSSFILHQLIHHSQEAEMDVDAEEQREEGSEESEESEMQNLEQEEFDGVLREEMVTDALSELGRSGPGTEQVYLSLSLKRNDLVNINILHNYIHLQKLDLSGNKIEDLSCVSFMPYLLELNASQNRLTTFFDFSPPKNLKSNNRITTITGLEGLKTLQNLDLSHNQISSLQGLENHDLLEVINLEDNKIKELTEIEYIENLPILRVLNLLNNPIRDNFEYWFFVIFMLLQLTELDQQKIKVEEKVCALNKYQPPAEVVAIQDHLTHVVNSMSQPQRIFDSTLPSLDAPYPMLILTGPQACGKRELAHRLCRQFNTYFRYGACHTTRLPYFGEGDRVDYHFISQEVFDEMLSMGKFILTFNYGNHNYGLSRDTVEGIARDGLASCIHMEIEGVRSLKYSYFEPRYILVVPMDKERYEGYLRRKGLFSRAEIEYAVSRVDLYIKINRKFPGYFDAVVNADDLDIAYQKLSDLIREYLGLAEAAAKDLVPAGAPSSKKTISGVPAHLVPSPRRLARLQADGQKSGAFLEVQTEAKAPENQNPAPPQSQELTEEGEVKEPSPSIHLDLPRQVSSSTLAIPQQAQDISPKAEEEYGQPASLPPKITIEMGGPEEEPGPLVLKAEQSTVASQELPPHPDPVPPPGPQIDQDKESGETKVAPSNPPLTEPSQGPNLASLSPQRKQDEGTESANATPSSSTQSLPENPSHPSVEKPDGGSQPPLKEGTPKAAAVWASTPYPEVSPSQDSSINSNHTQVREQPVALLPRSRLAPTRLPQPQTLAPLQSRRPTPKLLSPSREEVLGTSSDKTPTPSPRSLPTQDGDPRKLPSISPPQSKLPSNPSPHTAHSPQQAQAGKASELKLPLISPPIQEQVLQHTPNQHQEEEAPTVQLPHISAQSKEPQLSQNTGPRPASKSAKERKTSKGGHVSSKKIPNLQASIHSQEPTKQKEATEKRLTQRKTAKGSPYLRKIPIGKSQTAQGKSLTAQQPESHCKPTPRNVSDPLGSSSPMSHTEPVPADPQNKEEKNHKEHNPRKKPQANLTLKEVAQSSGAPQNGEVSEGLAQESETALGKDQQTREGLAPAKSAHEVSALEVPPVGREHTPIQGRSQKREVAGPSQLRAKETQAHKDIREIRQGYAQRHSILVSKQQSKEKRTQKNGVVAPDRSPATLQNRVSGAG